The following proteins come from a genomic window of SAR324 cluster bacterium:
- a CDS encoding IS1 family transposase — protein AKHYAGKTFTTQIESLNCRLRHYLARLHRKTLCYSKSKMMLEVSLELLIHKLNNP, from the coding sequence AGGCCAAGCATTACGCCGGAAAGACCTTCACCACACAAATCGAATCACTCAACTGCCGACTCAGACATTATCTAGCCAGGCTCCATCGTAAAACGCTTTGCTACAGCAAATCAAAAATGATGTTGGAAGTCTCTTTGGAACTGCTCATCCATAAGCTAA